The Coffea arabica cultivar ET-39 chromosome 3c, Coffea Arabica ET-39 HiFi, whole genome shotgun sequence genome contains a region encoding:
- the LOC140038187 gene encoding uncharacterized protein produces the protein MAKLYLEKAQQRMKKWVDCKRSFREFKEGDQVLVKLYQHGHIREVHKSLMRRYKGPFTVLKKIGNMAYKVELPEALSQLHPVFHVSLLKPFHKDPHDPARNISMRVPVGMKDEYDKVAEEIVADRIVRHKNCAPSKEFQVRWRGLPEPEISWKPAEKLWQFQDLIHAYEDG, from the coding sequence ATGGCCAAGTTATACTTGGAGAAGGCCCAACAACGAATGAAGAAGTGGGTGGATTGTAAGCGATCGTTTCGAGAGTTTAAGGAGGGGGACCAAGTGTTGGTGAAACTCTATCAACACGGACATATCCGCGAAGTGCACAAGAGTCTTATGCGACGATATAAAGGGCCGTTTACAGTGCTTAAGAAGATTGGCAATATGGCCTACAAGGTGGAGTTGCCCGAGGCTTTGTCCCAACTCCACCCGGTCTTTCATGTTAGCTTGCTCAAGCCGTTTCATAAGGATCCACATGATCCGGCAAGGAATATTTCAATGAGGGTACCTGTGGGCATGAAGGACGAGTACGACAAGGTTGCGGAAGAGATCGTAGCCGATCGTATCGTCCGACACAAGAATTGTGCACCATCAAAAGAGTTTCAGGTGCGTTGGCGTGGGCTACCCGAGCCTGAGATTAGTTGGAAGCCAGCTGAAAAATTGTGGCAATTCCAAGACCTCATACATGCCTATGAGGATGGCTAA